A genomic region of Alistipes megaguti contains the following coding sequences:
- the mazG gene encoding nucleoside triphosphate pyrophosphohydrolase produces the protein MEDKRLEATARLLEVMNTLRRECPWDREQTFESLRSNTIEETYELADAITDHNLEGIKEELGDLLLHVVFYSKLGEEEGAFDFGDVANALCDKLIYRHPHVYGDIHANTPAEVMANWEALKLRKKNRKSGTLGGVPRSLPALVKAYRMGEKAAGTGFDWEHKEDVWAKVKEEIAEVESEMKSGGKSDLEAEFGDLFFALVNAARLYGVDPESALSRTNNKFMRRFNYMEEQAAAQGHALHDLTLDQMEALWQQAKSEE, from the coding sequence ATGGAAGACAAACGTCTGGAGGCTACGGCCCGGCTGCTGGAGGTGATGAACACCCTGCGCCGCGAGTGTCCGTGGGACCGTGAGCAGACCTTCGAATCGCTGCGGAGCAACACCATCGAGGAGACCTACGAACTGGCCGATGCCATCACCGACCATAATCTGGAGGGGATCAAGGAGGAGCTGGGCGACCTGCTGCTGCACGTGGTCTTCTACTCGAAACTGGGGGAAGAGGAGGGCGCCTTCGACTTCGGCGATGTGGCCAATGCCCTGTGCGACAAACTGATCTACCGCCATCCGCACGTCTACGGCGATATTCATGCCAATACGCCGGCCGAGGTGATGGCCAACTGGGAGGCCCTGAAACTGCGCAAGAAGAACCGCAAGAGCGGTACGCTGGGCGGAGTTCCGCGTTCGCTGCCGGCGCTGGTCAAGGCCTACCGCATGGGCGAAAAGGCCGCCGGAACGGGTTTCGACTGGGAGCACAAGGAGGATGTCTGGGCCAAGGTCAAGGAGGAGATCGCGGAGGTCGAGAGCGAAATGAAATCGGGCGGCAAGAGCGATCTCGAAGCGGAATTCGGCGATCTGTTCTTCGCGCTGGTCAATGCGGCACGGCTCTACGGCGTGGATCCCGAATCGGCCCTCTCACGCACGAACAACAAGTTCATGCGCCGCTTCAACTATATGGAGGAACAGGCTGCGGCCCAGGGACATGCTCTGCACGATCTGACTCTCGACCAGATGGAGGCACTCTGGCAGCAGGCCAAGAGCGAGGAGTAA
- a CDS encoding gamma carbonic anhydrase family protein, producing MALIRKVRGYEPVIGDNTFLAETAVILGNVTIGRDCSIWYNAVLRGDVNRIVIGDRTNIQDGVVLHTIYDQAKHPSQTIIGNDVSVGHNATIHGAVIEDNCLIGMGATILDNAHVPSGCIIAANALVLSNAQLEPNSVYAGVPARKVKEVTPEQRDEIVRRTAHDYMLYASWYKEE from the coding sequence ATGGCATTGATCCGCAAAGTCCGCGGTTACGAACCCGTAATCGGCGACAATACGTTCCTGGCCGAAACGGCCGTTATTCTGGGCAACGTGACCATCGGTCGCGACTGCTCGATCTGGTACAACGCCGTGCTGCGCGGCGACGTCAACCGCATCGTCATCGGCGACCGCACGAACATTCAGGACGGCGTCGTGCTCCACACCATCTACGACCAGGCGAAGCACCCCTCGCAGACGATCATCGGCAACGATGTCTCGGTGGGCCACAACGCCACCATCCATGGGGCCGTCATCGAGGACAACTGCCTGATCGGCATGGGTGCCACGATCCTCGACAATGCCCACGTTCCGTCGGGCTGCATCATCGCCGCCAACGCCCTGGTTCTCTCCAACGCCCAGCTGGAGCCCAATTCGGTCTATGCCGGAGTCCCGGCCCGCAAGGTCAAGGAGGTGACGCCCGAACAGCGCGACGAGATCGTGCGCCGTACGGCCCACGACTACATGCTCTACGCCTCGTGGTATAAGGAGGAGTAA
- a CDS encoding beta-N-acetylhexosaminidase: MKQTLLLLGAVLLGGLFSLDAQPAQGNRTPLPGSFTFDASTTIAADEELQPLAEYLARYLGCTIRNDVTGDGAITLTLDAAATPAATAEDPQTAATAAEAYRLEILPEHIRIGGERYGGVFNGIQALFRLLPPEVYARQGITPGTELRCAVIEDRPQYAYRGMMLDVARTWIGMDAVKRYIDLLSYHNINKLHLHLTDDEGWRIEIRSHPELTEVGAYRGGDSPVRPVYGKWSEKYGGYFTQEEMRELIRYAALRNVEIIPEIDLPGHSRNIASVHPEIRCNYPPDTVSTHGYDYRSAWCVAREENYRLLEDILGEICELFPSEYVHVGGDEVDMAQWKQCPDCQALMRRKGMTDPHQLEDLFMERMAAILRRYGKRPAVWNEAVRTGELSRESRVHGWKDVKAGLDATAKGYHTVIMPAAFFYFDMRQSSLEDGHNWAGIFDARKTYGFTLAGKGFSDEQMSRVVGLSGAFWSEVYVSHEPEKPDYLDYMTFPRICALSRIAWSGNEEGWDAYYKELRTMHYDRMAAMGIRFRLFPPKLSFSGAKGGEGLLKVTVDDDSEIFYVVDGSDEELRYEEPIRTSEPWRYRFFSRYGTARSPYVADDSRWKTIRPALRIESSMEENSRFPYTNASTYRGMSCTARTCGQQDWIRYTFEKPVVCRQMMLQTGYRQLPRAIILTGYAEVSYDGEHFERLGELVMGRITFQPKRAVKAVRIVSTCNGNSSPYVIILSPQVYPKL; the protein is encoded by the coding sequence ATGAAACAAACCCTTCTACTCCTTGGTGCCGTGCTTCTCGGCGGTCTCTTTTCACTCGACGCCCAACCTGCGCAGGGCAACCGGACTCCGCTCCCGGGCAGTTTCACCTTCGACGCCTCGACGACCATTGCCGCCGACGAGGAGCTGCAACCCCTGGCCGAATACCTGGCCCGATACCTCGGATGCACGATCCGCAACGACGTAACCGGCGACGGAGCCATCACGCTGACACTCGATGCTGCGGCAACGCCCGCTGCCACGGCCGAGGATCCCCAAACGGCGGCAACTGCCGCGGAGGCCTATCGGCTGGAGATCTTGCCCGAGCACATCCGCATCGGAGGCGAGCGTTACGGCGGCGTCTTCAACGGCATACAGGCGCTGTTCCGGCTGCTGCCGCCCGAAGTCTACGCCCGGCAGGGGATCACGCCCGGGACGGAACTCCGGTGTGCCGTCATCGAGGATCGTCCGCAATACGCCTATCGCGGCATGATGCTCGATGTGGCGCGCACGTGGATCGGCATGGATGCCGTAAAGCGTTACATAGATCTGCTTTCCTATCACAATATCAACAAGCTGCATCTTCACCTGACGGACGACGAGGGATGGCGCATCGAGATCCGTTCGCACCCCGAACTGACCGAGGTGGGGGCCTATCGCGGCGGCGATTCGCCCGTGAGACCCGTATATGGCAAATGGTCAGAGAAATACGGCGGTTACTTCACACAGGAGGAGATGCGCGAACTGATCCGCTATGCCGCCCTGCGCAACGTGGAGATCATCCCCGAGATCGATCTCCCGGGCCACAGCCGAAACATCGCCTCGGTTCACCCCGAAATCCGCTGCAACTATCCCCCCGACACCGTCTCGACCCACGGATACGACTACCGCTCGGCCTGGTGCGTGGCGCGCGAGGAGAACTATCGTCTGCTGGAGGATATTCTGGGTGAAATCTGCGAACTCTTCCCTTCGGAGTATGTCCATGTGGGCGGCGATGAGGTCGACATGGCGCAATGGAAACAGTGCCCCGACTGTCAGGCGCTGATGCGCCGGAAGGGGATGACCGATCCCCACCAGCTGGAGGATCTCTTCATGGAGCGCATGGCGGCGATTCTCCGCCGGTACGGCAAGCGTCCGGCCGTCTGGAACGAAGCGGTCCGGACCGGAGAGCTCTCCCGCGAGAGCCGGGTTCACGGATGGAAGGATGTCAAGGCCGGTCTCGACGCTACGGCCAAGGGATACCACACCGTCATCATGCCCGCCGCCTTCTTCTATTTCGACATGCGGCAGTCTTCACTCGAAGACGGGCACAACTGGGCCGGCATTTTCGATGCCCGGAAAACCTACGGATTCACGCTCGCAGGCAAAGGATTCTCCGATGAGCAGATGAGCCGTGTCGTCGGGCTCTCCGGCGCCTTCTGGAGCGAAGTCTACGTCTCGCACGAACCCGAAAAGCCCGACTACCTCGACTACATGACCTTCCCGCGCATCTGCGCTCTTTCGCGCATCGCCTGGAGCGGCAACGAGGAGGGGTGGGATGCCTACTACAAGGAGCTCAGAACGATGCACTACGACCGGATGGCGGCCATGGGTATCCGCTTCCGGCTCTTCCCGCCGAAGCTCTCCTTCTCGGGGGCAAAGGGCGGCGAGGGGCTGCTTAAAGTCACGGTCGACGACGATTCGGAGATCTTCTATGTGGTGGACGGCTCGGACGAGGAGCTCCGCTACGAGGAGCCGATCCGCACGTCGGAGCCCTGGCGCTACCGCTTCTTCAGCCGTTACGGCACGGCCCGAAGCCCCTATGTGGCCGACGATTCGCGCTGGAAGACCATCCGGCCGGCCCTGCGGATCGAATCCTCGATGGAGGAAAACAGCCGCTTCCCCTATACGAACGCCTCGACCTACCGCGGAATGTCCTGCACGGCTCGTACCTGCGGTCAGCAGGATTGGATCCGCTACACGTTCGAAAAACCGGTCGTTTGCCGCCAGATGATGCTGCAGACCGGCTATCGGCAACTGCCCAGGGCCATTATTCTGACCGGTTATGCTGAAGTGTCGTACGACGGGGAACATTTCGAACGGCTCGGAGAGCTGGTGATGGGCCGGATCACCTTCCAGCCGAAGCGGGCGGTCAAGGCCGTCAGGATCGTCTCGACATGCAACGGCAACAGCTCCCCCTATGTGATCATCCTGTCGCCGCAGGTATATCCAAAGCTGTAA
- the dinB gene encoding DNA polymerase IV, with translation MPVRKIIHVDMDAFFASVEQRDNPALRGRPIAVGYDGPRGVVATASYEARPYGVHSALSSTVARRLCPELIFIPARFEVYKAVSQQIRAIFRDYTDLVEPLSLDEAFLDVTHLRSATLVAREIKSRILAETHLTASAGVSVNKMLAKIASDYRKPDGLFTIAPAQIDDFVAGLPVERFFGIGAVTAEKMHNLGIRTGADLRRWEESALVHHFGKAGHLYYGYARGIDDRPVTPNRIRKSLGAETTFAEDTDDRLRLQDELAGVREEVWTRLERHEFRGKTVVLKLKYDNFQQITRSRTLLSAVESEPQLARIAEELLAGVDFHGRKVRLIGLTVGNTPDADADCIQLRFDF, from the coding sequence ATGCCCGTCCGCAAGATCATACACGTTGACATGGATGCCTTCTTCGCCTCGGTCGAACAGCGCGACAACCCCGCCCTGCGGGGGCGTCCGATCGCCGTGGGCTACGACGGACCGCGTGGTGTGGTGGCTACGGCCAGCTACGAGGCGCGCCCCTACGGTGTGCATTCGGCCCTCTCGTCGACCGTGGCCCGTCGCCTTTGCCCCGAGCTGATCTTCATTCCGGCCCGCTTCGAGGTCTACAAGGCCGTCTCGCAGCAGATCCGGGCCATCTTCCGCGACTATACCGACCTGGTCGAACCGCTCTCGCTGGACGAGGCCTTCCTCGACGTTACGCATCTCCGCTCGGCCACCCTTGTGGCGCGCGAAATCAAGTCGCGGATCCTCGCCGAGACGCACCTCACGGCTTCGGCCGGGGTTTCGGTGAACAAGATGCTGGCCAAGATCGCCTCCGACTACCGCAAACCCGACGGATTGTTCACCATCGCTCCGGCGCAGATCGACGACTTTGTGGCGGGCCTTCCGGTCGAACGCTTTTTCGGAATCGGGGCCGTCACGGCCGAGAAGATGCACAACCTGGGGATCCGCACGGGAGCCGACCTGCGCCGGTGGGAGGAGTCGGCGCTGGTCCACCACTTCGGCAAGGCAGGCCACCTGTACTACGGCTATGCGCGGGGAATCGACGACCGGCCCGTGACGCCGAACCGCATTCGCAAGTCGCTGGGAGCCGAGACCACCTTTGCCGAGGATACCGACGACCGGCTGCGCCTGCAGGATGAGCTCGCCGGGGTCCGCGAGGAGGTCTGGACCCGTCTGGAGCGCCACGAATTCCGGGGTAAGACCGTGGTGCTGAAACTCAAATACGATAATTTTCAGCAGATCACCCGTTCGCGGACGCTCCTTTCGGCCGTTGAATCCGAACCGCAGTTGGCCCGGATTGCGGAGGAGCTGCTGGCCGGTGTCGATTTTCACGGCCGCAAGGTCCGGCTTATCGGTCTGACGGTGGGCAATACGCCCGACGCCGACGCCGACTGCATCCAGCTGCGCTTCGACTTCTGA
- a CDS encoding LytTR family DNA-binding domain-containing protein: protein MKALIIEDETAAARNLAAILRTVAPDVEIVATLESVAESIGWLRANPEPDLLFMDIHLADGDSFRIFDAVEITAPVIFTTAYDQYALEAFKVNSIDYLLKPLNEADVRRALTKLERLTSSERRSYGSRIRTMAAERRGSEEVFLVHIRDRIIPLHREQIAYCYTSNERVTAYGYDGAAYPLDRTLETLQSLLPEQDFFRANRQFIVARRAVKEIVVWFGSRLALHLTLETPERIIISKARVPEFKAWLRAVHPTE, encoded by the coding sequence ATGAAGGCGCTCATTATCGAAGACGAAACGGCTGCGGCCCGCAATCTGGCGGCCATTCTGCGCACGGTGGCTCCCGATGTGGAGATCGTGGCGACGCTCGAAAGCGTGGCTGAGAGCATCGGGTGGCTGCGTGCGAATCCCGAACCCGACCTTCTGTTCATGGACATCCATCTGGCCGACGGCGATTCGTTCCGGATCTTCGATGCGGTGGAGATCACCGCGCCGGTCATCTTCACGACGGCCTACGACCAGTATGCGCTGGAGGCCTTCAAGGTCAACAGCATCGACTACCTGCTCAAACCGCTCAACGAGGCCGACGTGCGGCGGGCGCTGACCAAACTCGAACGGCTCACCTCGTCCGAACGCCGCAGCTATGGATCGCGCATCCGCACGATGGCCGCCGAACGACGTGGCAGCGAGGAGGTCTTTCTGGTTCATATCCGCGACCGGATCATCCCGCTCCATCGTGAGCAGATCGCCTACTGCTATACGTCGAACGAACGCGTGACGGCCTACGGCTATGACGGTGCGGCCTATCCGCTGGACCGTACACTGGAGACCCTGCAGTCGCTCTTGCCCGAGCAGGATTTCTTCCGGGCCAACCGTCAGTTCATCGTGGCGCGCCGCGCCGTGAAGGAGATCGTCGTCTGGTTCGGGAGCCGGCTGGCGCTGCATCTGACCCTCGAAACCCCCGAGCGGATCATCATTTCGAAGGCCCGGGTCCCGGAATTCAAGGCCTGGCTGCGGGCAGTTCACCCGACTGAATAG
- a CDS encoding histidine kinase produces the protein MKLQPKYADVVLNLLVAVAISLVVNFSYVLLLLVDLNSESSQPSSPQRARIRTEKGVLCVHPDGYGYLVCENGDSVYVPNQRINRLRLKAGDRIEAEVTSPRRSGGHPMMQKIRCRNGQAFDYSLLFNRPSRGTELALQLLYYLVVSFVMLSILTSVRRNYSMKRYLRRCLWCCVAAVGLYCVAPVTGWHSGRILPNFMSGHPFDSMLLLKSSFAVAVSVLYGRIYVLISQRQAVVVENERLKNENLTTRYNLLVGQINPHFFFNSLNSLAMLVREGQDGKALTYIDQLSYTFRYIIQNGQSTLITLDEELKFVDAYSYLFKIRYADKLFFDIEIDPKYRSWRLPALSLQPLIGNAVKHNAITRSKPFHITIRTDGEWLEVANPKIPKLEPEPSTGIGLENLHNRWQLITGRRIVVIDDGETFRVRMPLQNPEA, from the coding sequence ATGAAACTGCAGCCGAAATATGCTGATGTAGTGTTGAACCTGCTGGTCGCCGTAGCGATCAGCCTGGTGGTCAATTTCTCCTACGTGCTGCTTCTGCTTGTGGACCTGAACAGCGAGAGTTCACAGCCCTCCTCGCCCCAAAGAGCCCGTATCCGTACGGAAAAGGGGGTTCTGTGTGTCCATCCCGACGGTTACGGATACCTCGTCTGTGAGAACGGCGACAGCGTCTACGTCCCCAACCAGCGGATCAACCGCCTGCGGTTGAAGGCCGGCGACCGGATCGAGGCCGAGGTAACTTCGCCGCGGCGTTCGGGAGGGCACCCCATGATGCAGAAGATCCGCTGCCGAAACGGTCAGGCGTTCGATTACAGCCTGCTTTTCAACCGTCCGTCGCGGGGAACGGAACTTGCGCTGCAACTGTTGTACTATCTGGTGGTTTCGTTCGTCATGCTGTCGATTCTGACCTCCGTGCGGCGCAACTACTCGATGAAACGTTACCTGCGGCGCTGTCTGTGGTGCTGCGTGGCGGCCGTCGGGCTCTATTGCGTGGCTCCCGTCACGGGGTGGCACTCGGGGCGCATTCTGCCCAACTTCATGAGCGGACATCCGTTCGACAGCATGCTGCTGCTGAAGAGTTCGTTTGCCGTTGCGGTGTCGGTCCTTTACGGACGGATCTACGTGCTTATCTCGCAGCGTCAGGCCGTCGTGGTGGAGAACGAACGCCTCAAGAACGAAAACCTCACCACGCGTTACAACCTGCTTGTCGGACAGATCAACCCCCACTTCTTCTTCAATTCGCTCAATTCGCTGGCCATGCTCGTGCGCGAGGGACAGGACGGGAAGGCCCTCACCTACATCGACCAACTCTCCTACACGTTCCGCTATATCATCCAGAACGGCCAGTCGACGCTGATCACCCTCGACGAGGAGCTGAAGTTCGTCGATGCCTACAGCTACCTCTTCAAGATCCGCTATGCCGACAAGCTCTTTTTCGACATCGAGATCGATCCGAAATACCGATCGTGGCGGCTTCCGGCGCTGTCGCTGCAGCCGCTCATCGGCAATGCCGTCAAGCACAACGCAATTACGCGCAGCAAACCGTTCCATATCACCATCCGGACCGACGGCGAATGGCTCGAGGTGGCGAATCCGAAGATTCCGAAACTGGAGCCGGAGCCCTCGACGGGCATCGGTCTGGAGAACCTGCACAACCGCTGGCAACTGATCACCGGACGGCGGATCGTGGTCATCGACGACGGTGAGACGTTCCGCGTGCGGATGCCGCTCCAAAATCCCGAGGCATGA
- a CDS encoding outer membrane beta-barrel protein, translating into MKRLLMTTLLTVVSAAVFAQKGTVTATIVDADTGNSVVGAVLSVSPTKSPDKKQGFASGYKGAASSPALAYGEYALSVSFIGYNNLDTTFRLSTPRLNLGTLRLKPGVQIETVVKEAKALRTSQKGDTVSYNAGAFKVTNDADVEGLLKKMPGITVTDGVVETQGEEIKKIFVDGKEFFGEDVTTAIKSLPAETVDRVEVFNKLSDAAEFSGMDDGEGYKAINIVTKPGMRQGQFGKLYAGFGYDAEQGSEERFKYLAGGNANIFSGDSRLSLLGLFNNVNQQNFSFEDILGVTGGKGGRRGGVGQYMTRPQSGVARVNAIGVNYSDTWGKRDQVTFQGSYFFNNTNTVNHSATDKWYEAPMIPDTLMTRGYSDTRGFNHRFNARLEWKISENQNLMLRPRFSYQSNDPWSQTTGWQFGAPSAGGSGYSYTDNFSDALRHGYNVGTSAVYRAKLGKAGRTITLDGSFNYSDNQNNSNSWSNVQSVSSVRPGAGNDPFVWDSNATFEDPETGNQTPYFDPRYLRTLAPSTSYNVRGNFTYTEPVAKYAQVSLQYRMTYNSQERDTRSYITADDTFSIAGLKPDPLLSNSYRSGYLTQSVGPGFRYAKDRSRFIANVYYQRSTLDGEITRNGSEKISHSYDNVTYFMMGELNINRENMLRLFISSYTDSPTVTELQSVYDVSDAQNISHGNKYLKPSYTHRVNFHYVNSNVEKGRTFMWMFSMNTTQNYTATQLIQNPGTLQIENNTYDPLYYSSTTNLDGYWQLRTHMNYGFPIGFLKSNFNVEAGVIYTKTPSMLGGEIDPETGLISGGERNDAQNMGYDFRAVLGSNISENVDFTLSWNGTYNEATNSMDASRAKNRYFNHTAQGNLKLIFPLGFTLTASASYTQYIGFTNDYRESYLLCNAWLGKKVFRNQRGEIMIGVNDLLNQNKSFVRTTGSGWTQNATNSVIGRYYMVQFTYNLRRFGKKGSHDIRDYEGMGDAPRRRGPGGPPPMGRFH; encoded by the coding sequence ATGAAACGTTTACTAATGACTACCCTGCTGACGGTTGTCTCCGCTGCGGTATTCGCCCAAAAGGGTACCGTGACGGCCACGATTGTCGATGCGGATACCGGAAACAGCGTGGTAGGCGCGGTGCTGAGCGTCTCTCCGACGAAGTCTCCGGACAAGAAACAGGGCTTTGCATCGGGTTACAAGGGCGCGGCGTCGTCTCCGGCCCTGGCTTACGGAGAGTATGCCCTGTCGGTGTCGTTCATCGGCTACAACAACCTCGATACGACGTTCCGCCTCTCGACCCCGCGTCTGAATCTCGGGACGCTGCGTCTGAAGCCGGGCGTGCAGATCGAAACGGTGGTCAAGGAGGCCAAGGCGCTGCGTACGTCGCAGAAGGGCGACACGGTGAGTTACAATGCCGGGGCCTTCAAGGTGACCAATGACGCCGACGTCGAGGGCCTGCTGAAGAAGATGCCCGGCATTACGGTGACGGACGGTGTGGTTGAAACCCAGGGCGAGGAGATCAAGAAGATCTTTGTCGACGGCAAGGAGTTCTTCGGCGAGGATGTCACGACGGCCATCAAGTCGCTGCCGGCCGAGACCGTGGATCGGGTCGAGGTCTTCAACAAGCTCTCCGATGCCGCGGAGTTCTCCGGCATGGACGACGGCGAAGGCTACAAGGCGATCAATATCGTCACCAAACCCGGCATGCGGCAGGGTCAGTTCGGCAAACTCTATGCCGGCTTCGGCTACGATGCCGAACAGGGCAGCGAAGAGCGTTTCAAGTATCTGGCCGGCGGAAATGCCAACATCTTTTCGGGTGACAGCCGTCTGTCGCTCCTCGGACTGTTCAACAACGTCAACCAGCAGAACTTCTCGTTCGAGGATATTCTGGGTGTGACGGGTGGCAAAGGAGGCCGTCGCGGCGGTGTGGGTCAGTACATGACGCGCCCGCAGAGCGGCGTGGCGCGGGTCAATGCCATCGGTGTCAACTATTCCGACACGTGGGGCAAACGCGACCAGGTGACGTTCCAGGGCAGCTATTTTTTCAACAACACCAATACGGTGAACCACTCGGCCACGGACAAGTGGTACGAAGCGCCGATGATCCCCGACACGTTGATGACGCGCGGTTATTCCGATACGCGGGGCTTCAACCACCGCTTCAATGCCCGTCTGGAGTGGAAGATTTCGGAGAACCAGAACCTGATGCTCCGCCCGCGCTTCAGCTACCAGTCGAACGATCCGTGGAGCCAGACGACCGGCTGGCAGTTCGGCGCCCCGTCGGCCGGCGGCAGCGGCTACAGCTATACGGACAACTTCAGCGATGCCCTGCGCCACGGCTATAACGTCGGGACGAGTGCCGTCTACCGGGCCAAACTGGGCAAGGCGGGACGTACGATCACCCTCGACGGTTCGTTCAACTACTCCGACAACCAGAACAACTCCAATTCCTGGTCGAACGTACAAAGCGTCTCATCAGTGCGACCAGGTGCCGGAAACGACCCGTTCGTCTGGGATTCCAATGCAACTTTCGAGGATCCCGAAACAGGTAATCAGACCCCCTATTTCGACCCGCGTTACCTGCGCACTCTGGCTCCGTCGACGTCGTACAACGTCCGCGGGAACTTCACCTACACGGAACCCGTAGCCAAATATGCACAGGTGAGTCTGCAGTACCGGATGACCTACAATTCGCAGGAGCGCGACACGCGCTCCTACATCACGGCGGACGACACCTTCTCGATTGCCGGTCTGAAGCCCGATCCGCTGCTGTCGAACTCCTACCGCAGCGGCTATCTGACACAGAGTGTCGGTCCGGGCTTCCGCTATGCGAAGGATCGCAGCCGCTTCATCGCCAACGTCTATTACCAGCGATCGACGCTCGACGGCGAGATTACGCGCAACGGCTCGGAGAAGATCTCCCATTCGTACGACAACGTGACCTACTTCATGATGGGCGAGCTGAACATCAACCGCGAGAACATGCTGCGGTTATTCATCTCCTCGTATACGGACAGCCCGACGGTCACCGAACTGCAGAGCGTCTATGATGTCTCGGATGCGCAGAACATCTCCCACGGCAACAAATACCTGAAGCCTTCGTACACCCATCGGGTGAACTTCCACTACGTGAATTCGAACGTCGAGAAGGGGCGCACCTTCATGTGGATGTTCTCGATGAACACCACGCAGAACTACACGGCCACCCAGTTGATTCAGAATCCGGGAACGCTGCAGATCGAGAACAACACCTACGATCCGCTCTACTACTCGTCGACGACGAATCTCGACGGCTACTGGCAGTTGCGAACCCATATGAATTACGGATTTCCGATCGGTTTCCTCAAGTCGAACTTCAACGTTGAAGCGGGCGTCATCTACACCAAGACGCCGAGCATGCTGGGTGGAGAGATTGATCCCGAGACGGGTCTGATTTCGGGCGGAGAGCGCAACGATGCCCAGAATATGGGGTATGATTTCCGGGCCGTGCTGGGCAGCAACATCTCGGAGAACGTCGACTTCACCCTCTCGTGGAACGGAACCTACAACGAGGCGACCAACTCGATGGATGCCTCCCGGGCCAAGAACCGCTACTTCAACCATACGGCCCAGGGCAACCTGAAACTGATCTTCCCGCTGGGCTTCACGCTGACGGCGAGTGCCTCCTATACGCAGTACATCGGTTTTACGAACGACTACCGGGAGAGTTACCTGCTCTGCAATGCGTGGTTGGGCAAGAAGGTCTTCCGCAATCAGCGCGGCGAGATCATGATCGGCGTGAACGATCTGCTGAACCAGAACAAGTCCTTTGTCCGCACGACGGGCTCGGGCTGGACGCAGAATGCCACGAACAGCGTCATCGGGCGCTACTACATGGTTCAGTTCACCTACAACCTGCGCCGTTTCGGCAAGAAGGGGTCGCACGACATCCGCGATTACGAGGGTATGGGCGATGCCCCGCGACGTCGGGGTCCGGGCGGGCCTCCACCCATGGGGCGTTTCCATTGA
- a CDS encoding DUF4890 domain-containing protein, translating into MKKQIFAAVTALCLMATTTLFAQEAKPKVEPKTPPTAEQLAERQTERMTQRLNLTDAQAKQVYQLNLDQIKQMQAMREKMRQARMAQADKMKSILSTEQFMQWSQMQGPCPGQPGNGPQMKHGKKGPHHGDCPIAGKKNCPCKAQAADKK; encoded by the coding sequence ATGAAAAAGCAGATTTTTGCAGCCGTAACGGCACTTTGCCTGATGGCAACGACGACCCTTTTCGCCCAGGAGGCCAAGCCGAAAGTGGAGCCCAAGACGCCGCCTACGGCCGAACAGCTGGCCGAACGCCAGACCGAGCGTATGACGCAGCGTCTGAACCTGACCGACGCCCAGGCCAAACAGGTCTATCAGCTCAATCTCGACCAGATCAAGCAGATGCAGGCCATGCGCGAGAAGATGCGTCAGGCCCGTATGGCTCAGGCCGACAAGATGAAGTCGATTCTTTCGACCGAGCAGTTCATGCAGTGGTCGCAGATGCAGGGTCCGTGTCCGGGCCAGCCGGGCAACGGTCCGCAGATGAAGCACGGCAAGAAGGGACCGCATCATGGTGACTGCCCGATAGCCGGCAAGAAGAATTGCCCGTGCAAGGCGCAGGCTGCCGATAAGAAGTAA